In Opitutales bacterium, a single window of DNA contains:
- a CDS encoding YhcH/YjgK/YiaL family protein produces the protein MITFLEQSEYEWRMLSRFSDGFHLAHQWLKSIDSKIPLGRHTIDGESVFAEVAQYQPKALDQAVFESHRRYADIQIVLKGREQILVSDEISHVVIQPYEVKKDLEFAQIGTRYTTIDMFPGKLEVFFPADLHAPGIANVDCSEVLKLVIKVLL, from the coding sequence ATGATCACTTTTTTGGAGCAGTCGGAATATGAATGGCGCATGCTGAGTCGTTTCTCAGATGGTTTTCATCTGGCGCATCAGTGGCTAAAGTCGATCGATTCCAAGATCCCTCTGGGACGACATACGATCGATGGTGAATCAGTCTTTGCGGAGGTGGCTCAGTATCAACCTAAAGCTCTGGATCAGGCCGTCTTTGAATCTCATCGTAGATACGCAGATATTCAGATCGTCCTAAAAGGTCGTGAGCAAATTCTTGTTTCAGATGAGATATCGCACGTGGTCATCCAGCCCTATGAGGTGAAAAAGGACCTGGAGTTTGCGCAAATCGGCACGCGCTATACGACCATTGATATGTTTCCGGGAAAACTGGAAGTTTTCTTTCCTGCCGATCTTCATGCGCCCGGTATTGCAAACGTTGATTGCTCTGAGGTCCTTAAACTCGTGATCAAGGTTCTGCTATGA
- a CDS encoding nucleotidyltransferase domain-containing protein: protein MCLLNQINNLTVLCREHRVRALYAFGSVLREDFDEASDVDLLVEFFPDYPKGAFAQYFDFKESLEAQLQRPVDLVCQQAIRNQVFRDEVVRTCRRLYAA from the coding sequence ATGTGCCTCCTGAACCAAATCAATAACCTCACCGTCCTGTGTCGCGAGCACCGGGTCAGGGCGTTGTATGCGTTTGGTTCGGTGTTGCGTGAAGATTTTGATGAAGCGAGTGATGTCGATTTGCTCGTCGAGTTTTTTCCTGACTATCCAAAAGGGGCCTTTGCTCAATACTTTGATTTTAAGGAATCCCTGGAGGCCCAGCTCCAGCGGCCCGTTGATCTAGTATGTCAACAAGCTATCCGTAACCAGGTCTTTAGAGATGAAGTGGTGCGCACCTGCAGGAGGCTTTATGCAGCATAA
- a CDS encoding DUF86 domain-containing protein, producing MRTAISDLREFVAGKSFADFQKDRMAQAAVERKFEVLGKAMYRLRNAHEEIFDAIENGHRIIGMRNNIAHGYDVLDERILWEAIERDLGGVENDLSSVIQTVKGSYDQ from the coding sequence ATGCGTACGGCAATCTCCGATCTTCGGGAGTTTGTCGCGGGAAAGTCGTTTGCCGATTTTCAAAAGGATCGCATGGCGCAGGCGGCCGTTGAGCGTAAGTTCGAGGTGTTGGGGAAGGCGATGTATCGTCTGAGAAACGCGCATGAAGAGATCTTTGATGCCATAGAAAATGGACACCGAATTATTGGGATGCGCAATAATATCGCCCATGGTTACGATGTGCTTGATGAGCGAATCCTTTGGGAAGCAATTGAGCGGGATTTAGGCGGTGTAGAAAATGATCTGTCCAGCGTAATTCAAACAGTGAAGGGTTCCTATGACCAATAG